TAATAAGATTCAGAATGCGACACCAGTGGGTATCTTTTTTTCCCCTCCCTGTGATGAAGTTGTTGATTAGCCTTTCATTACTATAAAAGGTTGGGGAATTaacattatctctttactttAAGTTATTGTTGTTCACTGTGAGGATATTTAGCTGTTGACTGTAAGTCACTGGCTTGGTGTCCCTCCAGGAGGGACGGCACTATTCATAGGATATGTGGTAGTCCTCCtgtctctctttttttcttttccactGTTCACTATGTGCTTGAAATTTATTCTTATTTCTCAAGTTAGTATCATTAGTATCGGGATTTTACATTGGGTAATTTCcataattcaaaaataaattctaaaacCATTTCTATTCTTAAGATCTGATATCCAAGCCATGGCTGGAATTCACTTGATTTCACAAATTCCTTGAAACTTAAAATACTGTATGGAAGAGGTAAGTTGAGAACTACTGCCATGATATAAGGTGGATCATATCTTTCATATGggtgttcaaaaaaaaaaattgatatttttctttattatggATTTGGATGCAATGTCCTCCTTTCCTCTCCTCTTTTTGGAGGCAGTAATTTAGTTTTCCTTTTCACTGTTTATTGCTGCCTCTTTAGTTACAGAAGTGTTAGAATGCTGAACTTAAAGTTATCATTTGATtgattataacattttacacaATCTACTTGATGGCAAGATACGCATGGGTTTTTAGTCTTCAAAATGTCTTTAGTAGTAGATGATTTGAGGGTTAGTGTGTAAtttatagtaaattattttattacaattacatTGAACAACAGTAAGAACTGTGTGCATAGTGAGAGTCTCAATTAAGTTTTTCATGGGGGAAAAATTCAGATCTGAACTAAAACTTAACTATTTGCAAAATTCAGATCTGAACTAAAACTTAACTATTTGCAAAACTGAAGATCGGATGGAAGTTATTAAGTTGTCTACCTAAAAGTCCTCAGTGCTGACCTATCGCTGAGCAATCGGTACTGCAGGTCGATGTGGCTGAGGTATGGTTTAATAGATAGTTTTAATAGTTCTAGATTATAGATTTAGACCAAGATGCTACAGCACAAATGATAAGCTGCAGGACCAAGCAACTGTTTCTCTTGAATAAACTCATACGACCTTATAAACCCTATAAATTGTCAAATTGCTCAATAATACCCTGATTAAGACCCCTGTACAATCTAGACTGTTAATTTCTCTAGTCTTGCCTCTTCTCAAGCTTTTTGTTACTGCATTAGACATTTGTTAAACTGTGATTGATAAAAGAGAAAAGTGATGCAGAATTTGGGACCTGTACAAATTTTTTATACGATCACTATTCTGTTACAAGTGCCAAGTTCTGGAAATTTCTTTGATGATACACAAATTACACATCCATGTTTTTCTGCATTACAGATACGACTTGGTATCAAACTCTTGGCAAAAAGAGTCTGGTTTACCAAGAAAAGCTCCTTGCAACTCGTCATGTGGTTTTGTTGTGTTGAATGGGGAGCTGCATGTATTGAGTCTTCTGAAAGGAGGTGATACAACAGAAAGTCGAAGGTCAAGACAGCAGAAGAGGGCAGGATCACTTCTCATCCAAATTTATCAACCTAGGAAGAGGACATGGAGATCACTCATTACAAAGCCACCATTTCATTGCCCTTTAGATTTTAATACAGCAGTTATGTGCACCATTCAATTGTAGACAGCTACATTTTGCGATCATTGAGGTTATTACTATCAAAATAGTTGCCCATTTGTCGCTACATTTTGTATGTTCTATTGCGCGATAAGAAACTTTATCTTTCTCTTTCCTTAAAGTAAATGGTATAGGTTAATGTACAGATCAGTAAGGTGTTACGATTTATTGTACCATACTTCATTCTTAAACAGATGCAAGTGCAATAATACCAATAGTTTGTTTTTGCTACTTGAATACAATATCACTTTTGATATGATTTTGGCTGATTGTGCGTGTGATCGCGTCAATCATGCATGATAAAATGTATAACTggaaaatgaaacaaaaatcCATTTTTAAAGATAgtctgatttttattttaacttgttAAGGTTAGTTTAGTTATATTAGTTAACTGAATTCTTCTAACAGATCAAGCTGAGTATCTGCAACTTTTTAAACAAACAATAgcttcaaatcaaatcaaattgctAGAATAATGCAGATCCTGCCGGGAAAAGTTAATTTTATGGGGCTCAGGACCTTTTATTTGGAGCTCATTACACTTTCGTTTTATTTACGCCTTTCCTTTAAAGACACTCGTCACCTTCAACTAAACAGTGTGATAATGAACATCTAACCTTTTCGgctaaaaaaaaaggtaaataaAAAAGCTCAACTACGAGATTCAGTGAATAATGACAAGAATGTCGGTCGTCTCCAGAACTCAAGTTCACAACTTACAAATTTCTTCCGAGAGTGAAAAACCTCATCCAACACAATGGTAAATACGGAAATACCCGTTGCAGGATTCAAATACCATGCTTATTAACATGCTTTAACGTCATTAACCAGCCATTCAATTAACTGCAAAAATAAAACAGGAAAATCTTCAATAGCCTACCATGCATTTCTCATATATACAGAACTGCAAGCTTATCTCCCAAGCTAAAGATCCAAACATGGAAGGATGGTACTCGCCGACACTTTGTTTTATTATATTCTTTCATCTGGGATGAAGAAATCAAATCGGACATCCACAGAACCAGAAGTTTCTCCAGTATCTTTGTACTCAATATTTGTTATTGTACCAATTTCTTCTGCATCCTGATATTCTGGCCTCACCCTTCGTACAGGCACTGTAACACAGTACACAGTCCCAACATCAAGATCTGCAGTGACACTCAGCTGGACTTTATCTTCTGAGTCTATCTCCACAAATTCTGATAAAGCATGCACAATGTTGCTTACAATCTTCTGTTTTGCCTCGTCACTAACAGCACATCTGTCAGAGAAAAGAATCATCTTCAACCGCTGTTTGGCAATCCTTGCATTTGAGCTCTTTCTTCGTGCTGGTGATGGGAATATTATCTTCCATGCCAGGTTTAAACGCTCAAGGAAGCTCATGTTTATAGCATTTAGGAGAAAGCTTTCAGCAGCATCACTAATTGGGGTCGAAGATAGCTGATAATCTCCAGTAATCCCAGAAAATCGTCTAGAGTGATCCTGAATTTTACATCTATCAAGCATGATACCAGGCcacttgtgtatgtttgggaatgtgCCAGATCCCCGACCAGGAAAACCAATGAACTCTACCTGCATATTACAGCATGAAAAACTTGATCACAGTGATACATTTTGGAATTACTTTCTGAAAAATACTGAAATATGCATTTGGAATTCTTCTAGCTACcctcaacatttaacatatacaatcaaatcaaataacaAAGAGTGAGCTGTTTACTAAAGTAGAAACGAAGCTCATGTAGGCCCAGGACAAAAACtaccaaggaagaatttggttGATCCTCATCCTTTGTCTTCGATTGGATATGTAATAATTTCTAGAACAACAACTAAGTCTTAATCCCAAACTAGTTAAGGATGTATAACAATTTCTAATACTATTTAAAATAGTCAGGCATTATGGTTTGGAACATCATTTTCATAGAACGAAAGCTGGAAATTTTTTCAAAAGATAAGGGCTCCACTCATAAATCACAACCATAAGGATAAACTGTTCACATATTAAAAGGAGTAGCAATACAAGATGAAACCTGATATCCTTCTAGCTgtggagctgctccttcaattGCATTCAGCAGATGAATAGGCCATCAAACTCAAACTCTTGTTACAGTATTATCCAACCACATAAGCAAAGTAGGTAATTAGCCTACTCatccaaataatttttggaTATGATT
The sequence above is a segment of the Manihot esculenta cultivar AM560-2 chromosome 5, M.esculenta_v8, whole genome shotgun sequence genome. Coding sequences within it:
- the LOC110614801 gene encoding cell division topological specificity factor homolog, chloroplastic, whose translation is MAISGDFRVSATLASYNKHLLRSSMPTSNSKVEFIGFPGRGSGTFPNIHKWPGIMLDRCKIQDHSRRFSGITGDYQLSSTPISDAAESFLLNAINMSFLERLNLAWKIIFPSPARRKSSNARIAKQRLKMILFSDRCAVSDEAKQKIVSNIVHALSEFVEIDSEDKVQLSVTADLDVGTVYCVTVPVRRVRPEYQDAEEIGTITNIEYKDTGETSGSVDVRFDFFIPDERI